From the genome of Bosea sp. Tri-49, one region includes:
- a CDS encoding phage baseplate assembly protein domain-containing protein — translation MSGLYPESSAITRGTLVSLDDSGDWQKSTVRGFKGEQFSEVLRAQSHGVSSNPPAGAVGNFMRLGSSDRLFALGFETKDRPRDLPAGATALYNADGTVWKLLPAKADLDHGGKNNHERGIAKKKVEASDWIQFDAGAVYLGKPPYFPVMTSAGLSQHVFAGIGPAAPNTPTGSI, via the coding sequence ATGAGCGGCCTCTATCCGGAAAGCTCGGCGATCACGCGCGGCACGCTGGTCTCGCTCGACGACAGCGGCGACTGGCAGAAGAGCACGGTCCGCGGCTTCAAGGGCGAACAGTTCAGCGAGGTGCTGCGGGCGCAGTCGCATGGCGTGTCGTCGAACCCGCCCGCCGGCGCTGTCGGCAATTTCATGCGGCTTGGATCGAGCGACCGGCTCTTCGCGCTCGGCTTCGAAACGAAGGATCGCCCGCGCGATCTGCCCGCCGGTGCGACGGCGCTCTACAATGCCGACGGCACGGTCTGGAAGCTGCTGCCGGCCAAGGCCGATCTCGACCATGGCGGCAAGAACAACCACGAACGTGGCATCGCCAAGAAGAAAGTCGAGGCCTCGGACTGGATCCAGTTCGATGCCGGCGCCGTCTATCTCGGCAAGCCGCCTTATTTCCCGGTGATGACCTCCGCCGGCCTCTCGCAGCACGTCTTCGCCGGCATTGGCCCGGCAGCTCCGAACACTCCTACCGGCTCGATCTGA
- a CDS encoding phage baseplate assembly protein gives MAFEIVTLRIAGLGDMRPVTIAVAGAVDEAASSFEAKVKHPEMSQAELLEALAGSPKIQIYSAFSDNKQAGAVKNGQVQLGELLLTGHVEKRSPSLRSAEAELPIAGRSKTGDLVDSSAEAKTGEWKNKKADEAFKDLTEGYDVKIEVDFEHKPKTVFRVRPGETVHQAADRWARSEGFTITDTPEGNVKTTSAKNAKRHAGAIREGITTWPKLLDASAVHDDSKKFGQVKIKAQAPDGYGPDALEIEAEAKDETIKRKRLRVVTPPELIRKEDSRERAKWHRDRAAGEGTTCEVTVLGWRDEKQRFWTKGWLVMCEIPSLGVVQEMLIKKASFEQSDSDGEGTVAKLSLVDPRTFGGKKGKGGKSGKHMDTGKAGGDDT, from the coding sequence ATGGCCTTCGAGATCGTGACGCTCCGGATTGCGGGGCTCGGCGACATGCGCCCGGTCACCATCGCGGTGGCCGGCGCGGTCGACGAGGCGGCCTCCAGCTTCGAGGCCAAGGTCAAGCACCCGGAGATGAGCCAGGCCGAATTGCTCGAGGCGCTCGCCGGCTCGCCGAAAATCCAGATCTACAGCGCCTTCAGCGACAACAAGCAGGCTGGCGCCGTCAAGAACGGGCAGGTGCAGCTCGGCGAATTGCTGCTGACCGGCCATGTCGAGAAGCGCTCGCCCTCGCTGCGCTCGGCCGAGGCCGAGCTGCCGATCGCCGGACGCTCGAAGACCGGCGACCTGGTCGATTCCTCGGCCGAGGCGAAGACAGGCGAATGGAAGAACAAGAAGGCAGACGAGGCCTTCAAGGATCTGACCGAGGGCTACGACGTCAAGATCGAGGTCGATTTCGAGCACAAGCCGAAGACGGTCTTCCGGGTCCGGCCCGGCGAGACGGTCCACCAAGCCGCTGATCGCTGGGCGCGCTCGGAAGGCTTCACCATCACCGACACGCCGGAAGGCAACGTCAAGACGACCTCGGCGAAGAACGCCAAGCGCCATGCCGGCGCGATCCGCGAGGGCATCACCACCTGGCCGAAGCTGCTCGACGCCTCGGCGGTGCATGACGACAGCAAGAAGTTCGGCCAGGTCAAGATCAAGGCGCAGGCGCCGGACGGCTATGGCCCGGACGCGCTGGAGATCGAGGCCGAGGCCAAGGACGAGACGATCAAGCGCAAGCGCCTGCGCGTCGTCACCCCGCCCGAGCTGATCCGCAAGGAAGACAGCCGCGAGCGGGCGAAATGGCACCGTGATCGCGCCGCCGGCGAGGGCACGACATGCGAGGTCACCGTGCTCGGCTGGCGCGACGAAAAACAGCGCTTCTGGACCAAGGGCTGGCTGGTGATGTGCGAGATCCCCAGCCTCGGCGTGGTCCAGGAGATGCTGATCAAGAAAGCATCCTTCGAGCAGTCCGACTCAGATGGCGAGGGCACGGTCGCCAAGCTTTCCCTGGTCGATCCGCGCACCTTCGGCGGCAAGAAGGGCAAGGGCGGCAAGTCCGGCAAGCATATGGACACCGGCAAGGCCGGAGGCGACGACACATGA
- a CDS encoding DNA circularization N-terminal domain-containing protein codes for MTDWTKRLRRASFSGQAFYVDTASDESGQRVATTPIPNALWVNESFGPAPRKFEVEAYLTGQFCYARAEALGRMAEDRHLGSLILPDLPAPVTVRLTKAKREFRRDKLGYAALSIEAVADPPKQNTGLSASILQNSIFSIGGVIGAVLGGFVSAAFAIVGQVATVVEAALGAVAGVVGDLVGLAGAVGLAPLAQAAFDAAIGTAFNAVLGFAADPVAFAVGIADAAIVLGDQADPARLAQAIVAAGRPDDPPPPYVSQGSAVTIAENAGHALTMTAVIRALALGEAMARRDYSDRPEAIEARAVMTAVFDDALARIGPEGIDLARELGTMQGLLSELVRRQETDIAPLIEVALPAPLPSLVWAYRLYGDPSRADEVARRSGASNPAFLPERFTALSN; via the coding sequence ATGACCGACTGGACGAAGCGCCTGCGCCGGGCCTCCTTTTCCGGCCAGGCCTTCTATGTCGACACGGCGAGCGACGAGAGTGGCCAGCGCGTCGCGACGACGCCGATCCCGAATGCGCTCTGGGTGAATGAGAGCTTCGGGCCGGCGCCGCGCAAATTCGAGGTCGAGGCCTATCTGACCGGGCAGTTCTGCTATGCCCGGGCCGAGGCGCTCGGCCGGATGGCCGAGGACCGGCATCTTGGTTCGCTGATCCTGCCGGATCTGCCTGCGCCGGTGACCGTGCGCCTGACCAAGGCAAAGCGCGAGTTCCGGCGAGACAAGCTCGGCTATGCGGCGCTGTCGATCGAGGCGGTGGCCGATCCGCCAAAGCAGAATACTGGCCTGTCGGCCTCGATCCTGCAGAACAGCATTTTCAGCATCGGCGGCGTCATAGGCGCCGTGCTGGGCGGCTTCGTCTCTGCGGCCTTCGCCATCGTCGGACAGGTCGCGACCGTGGTCGAGGCCGCGCTCGGCGCCGTCGCCGGCGTCGTCGGCGATCTCGTCGGGTTGGCCGGCGCCGTCGGCCTCGCGCCGCTGGCGCAGGCCGCTTTCGACGCGGCGATCGGTACCGCCTTCAATGCCGTGCTCGGCTTCGCAGCCGATCCTGTCGCCTTCGCGGTTGGTATCGCCGACGCCGCGATCGTGCTCGGCGACCAGGCCGACCCGGCGCGGCTCGCCCAGGCGATCGTCGCGGCCGGGCGTCCGGACGACCCGCCACCGCCTTACGTGTCACAAGGCTCGGCCGTGACGATTGCCGAGAATGCCGGCCATGCGTTGACCATGACCGCCGTCATCCGGGCGCTGGCGCTCGGCGAAGCGATGGCCCGTCGCGACTATAGCGATCGGCCGGAGGCGATCGAGGCGCGGGCGGTGATGACTGCCGTCTTCGACGACGCGTTGGCGCGGATCGGCCCCGAAGGCATCGATCTCGCTCGCGAGCTTGGCACCATGCAGGGCCTGCTGTCCGAGCTAGTGCGCCGGCAGGAAACCGATATCGCTCCTCTGATCGAGGTGGCCTTGCCGGCGCCTCTGCCTTCGCTGGTCTGGGCTTATCGGCTCTATGGCGACCCGAGCCGGGCCGACGAAGTCGCGCGCCGCTCTGGCGCCTCGAACCCGGCCTTCCTGCCGGAGCGCTTCACGGCCCTGTCCAACTAA
- a CDS encoding Rha family transcriptional regulator, which yields MSQTSTYQQTEPKSLIPIVTIKDGRVVANSRNVAEAFEKRHADVLRSIDALDCSPEFTQRNFALSEYRDATGRPLRSFDLTRDGFVFLVMGFTGREAARFKEAYIAAFNAMEDELRRMGIPLAHEDEGLQMFGYAPRLADLALRSISIAERLAGPEAGLRMWSYHKLPSLKRHTVQALAGTARDDGHGCLAHLLRFAASPQVSVGSKLDMALHDAVAARAVRSFGILAEAPSRPGFVAIADRHPFLEQVFAETQWIGAWAGALASLPGAQRSGRKLTFDSKQSTAVLLPRDLILQQRYSRTQ from the coding sequence ATGAGTCAGACCTCGACCTATCAGCAGACCGAGCCGAAGAGCCTGATCCCGATTGTCACGATCAAGGATGGGCGCGTCGTTGCTAACAGCCGAAATGTTGCAGAAGCCTTCGAAAAGCGACATGCCGACGTTTTGCGATCGATCGATGCCCTCGACTGCAGCCCCGAATTCACTCAGCGCAATTTTGCGCTCAGTGAATACCGAGACGCCACCGGGCGCCCGCTGCGCTCATTCGACCTTACCCGCGACGGCTTCGTCTTCCTGGTGATGGGATTCACGGGCCGCGAGGCTGCTCGCTTCAAGGAAGCCTATATTGCCGCCTTCAACGCGATGGAGGACGAGCTGCGTCGGATGGGCATCCCGCTCGCCCATGAGGATGAAGGCTTGCAGATGTTCGGCTACGCGCCGCGTCTCGCCGATCTCGCGCTTCGCAGCATCAGCATCGCCGAGCGGCTCGCCGGTCCGGAGGCCGGCTTGCGCATGTGGTCCTATCACAAGCTGCCCTCGCTGAAGCGTCACACGGTGCAGGCGCTGGCTGGGACGGCACGGGACGATGGCCATGGCTGCCTCGCCCATCTCCTTCGCTTCGCGGCAAGCCCGCAGGTCAGCGTCGGCAGCAAGCTCGATATGGCATTGCATGATGCCGTCGCGGCGCGCGCCGTCCGCAGCTTTGGCATCCTTGCCGAGGCGCCGAGCCGCCCGGGCTTCGTCGCGATCGCCGACCGTCATCCGTTCCTCGAGCAGGTCTTCGCGGAAACACAGTGGATCGGTGCCTGGGCGGGTGCTCTTGCAAGCCTGCCGGGCGCCCAGCGTTCCGGTCGGAAACTCACCTTCGACAGTAAGCAATCGACCGCCGTCCTGCTGCCGCGGGATTTGATCCTGCAGCAGCGCTATTCGCGGACGCAGTAA
- a CDS encoding phage tail tape measure protein: MAQASGELNAFRRAQQKAFSVFGSAAARASTVAVQRHAAAMTAAQSRIAMASRSSIATIAAPAALAASYKQFADVDRQISRIGVTANASAADLAGVRKQIEGIAYETAQSSGKVTGGLDVLVAQGRSLKEGLEFLPSVARTAAAAGAEIDDIAKSADAVSSNFKIAGKDMQSAFDIMAEGGKAGQFELKDMAQYLPGLAPAASAAGFSGTKGLTEMVAMLQVMRKGSGSASAAESSMSNIFQKMETEETAKKFKKMGVDLAAGLAKGRKEGRNLVEVFEELTAQALKGDLSKIPQLFADTEFSRGVRALMTYRGEWQKLAKTISETSAGSVGRDLDKVTKDARAQIDRMFATIENRAVQAGGFIAKNIVLPIDEALKRIDRGENSTANKAAEWLQDASTNLIANQELDGATPGKYGADTRRLVDARKEILVQQRVSAERERLGKEIGGLEGKRADVIANDESTRKGKVIPASVAATLDARRKAQTDAIDGKIAGLRQNLASLENLFQAVSDVKSTLGDVERKKAQGSSPRFAQQPGRPDFAQVGSGTTSFAPNLSGGGAVTSVIYGGEPISTTLPPSRAQSSGAKTSSSAEISAAIGEGKPFSHERPPGFKNDTAKLPENPQGSAASNSLFSGEGLASQSLDPKLTKTAAPGIAEITSKVEAAKSSVESLGPAGASAGSALASGFSSGVSAMEAQLNAAVDRMQAKLNSLSAPSLSLGGMNTGKGMAEVR, translated from the coding sequence TTGGCGCAGGCCTCCGGCGAGCTGAACGCCTTTCGTCGCGCCCAGCAGAAAGCCTTCAGCGTCTTCGGCTCCGCCGCGGCCCGCGCCAGCACGGTTGCCGTGCAGAGGCACGCCGCTGCGATGACGGCTGCGCAGTCCCGCATCGCCATGGCGAGCCGATCTTCGATCGCGACGATTGCCGCCCCTGCCGCTCTGGCCGCGAGCTACAAGCAGTTCGCCGATGTCGACCGGCAGATCTCGCGCATCGGCGTCACCGCCAATGCCAGCGCCGCCGATCTAGCGGGGGTGCGCAAGCAGATCGAGGGCATCGCCTATGAGACGGCGCAGTCCTCCGGCAAGGTTACGGGCGGGCTCGATGTCCTCGTAGCCCAGGGGCGATCGCTTAAAGAGGGCCTTGAATTCTTGCCGTCTGTGGCGCGAACCGCCGCTGCGGCTGGTGCCGAGATCGATGATATCGCCAAATCGGCGGATGCTGTCTCTTCGAACTTCAAGATCGCCGGCAAGGATATGCAGTCCGCCTTCGATATCATGGCGGAGGGCGGCAAAGCTGGTCAGTTCGAGCTGAAGGATATGGCGCAATACCTGCCGGGCCTTGCCCCGGCGGCATCGGCAGCCGGCTTCTCCGGGACCAAAGGGCTGACCGAGATGGTCGCCATGCTGCAGGTCATGCGCAAAGGCTCCGGTTCGGCCAGTGCGGCAGAATCGTCGATGAGCAACATCTTCCAGAAGATGGAGACCGAGGAAACAGCCAAGAAATTCAAGAAGATGGGCGTCGACCTGGCCGCCGGACTTGCAAAAGGCCGGAAGGAAGGGCGCAACTTGGTCGAGGTCTTCGAGGAATTGACGGCCCAGGCGCTCAAGGGCGACCTGTCGAAGATCCCCCAGCTCTTCGCCGATACCGAGTTTTCGCGCGGCGTTCGCGCCCTGATGACCTATCGCGGCGAATGGCAGAAGCTTGCGAAGACGATCTCGGAGACATCGGCGGGCTCGGTGGGGCGTGATCTCGATAAGGTCACGAAAGATGCCCGGGCGCAGATCGACAGGATGTTCGCCACGATCGAGAACCGTGCCGTTCAGGCGGGTGGGTTCATCGCCAAGAACATCGTTCTGCCGATCGACGAGGCGCTAAAGCGCATCGACCGCGGCGAAAACTCTACCGCGAACAAAGCTGCTGAGTGGCTCCAAGACGCGAGTACCAACCTGATCGCCAATCAGGAACTCGACGGCGCCACGCCCGGAAAATACGGGGCCGATACAAGGCGCCTGGTCGACGCGCGCAAGGAAATCCTAGTTCAGCAGCGCGTTTCAGCTGAGCGCGAGCGATTGGGGAAGGAGATTGGAGGGCTTGAAGGTAAGCGCGCCGATGTCATTGCAAACGACGAATCTACGCGGAAAGGGAAGGTCATTCCGGCAAGCGTCGCGGCGACGCTCGACGCTCGCCGTAAGGCGCAGACTGACGCTATCGATGGCAAGATCGCCGGCCTGCGTCAAAATCTGGCCTCGCTGGAAAACCTTTTTCAAGCGGTCAGCGATGTCAAAAGCACGCTAGGAGACGTCGAGCGTAAGAAAGCTCAGGGTTCTAGTCCCCGGTTTGCTCAACAGCCTGGTCGACCTGATTTCGCGCAGGTCGGATCTGGCACGACGAGCTTCGCTCCCAACCTGTCGGGTGGCGGGGCGGTCACGTCAGTGATCTATGGCGGTGAGCCGATCTCAACGACGCTCCCGCCCTCCCGTGCTCAATCGTCTGGCGCGAAGACGAGCTCGTCGGCCGAGATTAGCGCCGCCATTGGTGAGGGTAAGCCGTTCAGCCATGAGCGGCCGCCCGGTTTCAAGAACGATACCGCGAAACTGCCGGAAAACCCGCAGGGCAGCGCCGCCTCAAATAGCCTGTTCAGCGGAGAGGGTCTGGCCAGCCAGTCGCTCGATCCGAAGCTGACCAAGACTGCGGCGCCTGGCATTGCCGAGATCACCTCGAAGGTCGAAGCGGCGAAGTCGAGCGTCGAATCCTTAGGGCCGGCGGGCGCCAGCGCCGGTTCGGCCTTGGCCAGCGGCTTCAGCTCCGGCGTCTCGGCTATGGAGGCGCAGCTCAATGCGGCAGTCGATAGGATGCAGGCGAAGCTCAACTCGCTCTCAGCGCCCTCTTTGTCGCTGGGTGGAATGAACACCGGCAAGGGCATGGCGGAAGTCCGCTAA